In the Ornithinimicrobium pratense genome, CCGGGGCTTGGCCGGTGCCTACTCGGCCACCGTGCTGAAGCGGGCCGAGCAGCTGCGTGAGCACCTGCAGGAGCGCGGGATACAGACCGTGCCCTTCCTCACCGGGCGCAAGGCGGAGACCTACTTCCGCTTCCGCGGCCGGGAGTTCGCCGAGTCCTGGTCCGGCTTCTCCGACGCGCCCTACTTCGAGGTGGCGCGGGAGATCGGCCAGCGGCTGGTGTCCGAGTTCATCACCGGAGCCGAGGAGGGCGGGGTGGACGAGGTGCACCTGGTCTACACCCGGTTCATCAACATGGTGACCCAGGAGGTGACCGTCACCCGCCTGCTGCCGCTGGAGGTCGTCGCGGACGAGCGTCCCCGCAGCGAGGACGTGCACCCGCTGTACGAGTTCGAGCCGGACCCGCAGGAGGTGCTCGACGCGCTCCTGCCCCGCTACATCACCTCCCGGGTCTGGAACGCGCTGCTGCAGTCCGCCGCGTCCGAGCTGGCTGCCCGCCAGCGGGCGATGAAGTCGGCGACGGACAACGCCGAGGAGCTCATCAAGACCTACACCCGGTTGGCCAACCAGGCCCGCCAGGCCGAGATCACCCAAGAGATCAGCGAAATCGTGGGCGGCGCGAGCGCCCTCGCCGACGCCAAGTGAGAAGGAAGCACGAAACCATGACTGCTACCACGCAAGCTCCGCAGACGGAGCAGACCCAGGGTGCCGCCGGTCGGCTTTCCCGGATCATCGGCCCGGTCGTCGACGTCGAGTTCCCCCCGGGCAGCATGCCCGCGCTCTACAACCTGCTCAAGACCCAGGTGACGCTGGGCGGTGAGACCAAGACCATCAACCTTGAGGTCGCGCAGGACATCGGCGACAACATGGTGCGCGCCATCTCGCTGCAGCCCACCGACGGCCTGGTCCGCGGCCAGAGCGTGCAGGACACCGGTGGTCCCATCACCGTCCCCGTCGGCGACGTGACCCTAGGGCACGTCTTCAACGCCACCGGTGACGTCTTGGACCTGCCGGAGGGGGAGACCCTGGAGATCTCGGAGCGTTGGGGCATCCACCGCGCCGCCCCGGCCTTCGACCAGCTGGAGCCCAAGACCCAGATGTTCGAGACCGGCATCAAGGTCATCGACCTGCTGACCCCGTACGTGCTGGGCGGCAAGATCGGCCTGTTCGGCGGCGCCGGCGTGGGCAAGACCGTGCTCATCCAGGAGATGATCGCCCGTGTCGCCCGCGACCACGGTGGTGTGTCGGTGTTCGCCGGGGTCGGCGAGCGCACCCGCGAGGGCAACGACCTCATCGTGGAGATGGAGGAGGCCGGCGTCCTGGGGCAGACCGCCCTGGTCTTCGGCCAGATGGACGAGCCGCCGGGCACCCGCCTGCGCGTGGCGCTGTCCGCGCTGACGATGGCGGAGTACTTCCGTGACGTCCAGAAGCAGGACGTGCTGCTCTTCATCGACAACATCTTCCGCTTCACCCAGGCCGGCTCCGAGGTCTCCACGCTGCTGGGCCGGATGCCCTCGGCGGTGGGCTACCAGCCCAACCTGGCCGACGAGATGGGCACGCTGCAGGAGCGGATCACCTCCACCCGCGGCCACTCGATCACCTCGATGCAGGCCATCTACGTGCCGGCCGACGACTACACCGACCCGGCCCCGGCGACCACCTTCGCCCACCTGGACGCGACCACCGAGCTGTCCCGCCCGATCGCCTCGATGGGTATCTACCCGGCCGTGGACCCGCTGGCCTCGACCAGCCGGATCCTCGACCCGCGGTACATCGCCCGGGAGCACTACGACACCGCGGTGCGGGTCAAGTCGATCCTGCAGCGCTACAAGGAGTTGCAGGACATCATCGCGATCCTGGGCATCGACGAGCTGTCCGAGGAGGACAAGATCCTCGTCGGACGGGCCCGTCGCATCCAGCGCTTCCTGTCCCAGAACACCTACGTCGCCAAGCAGTTCACCGGCATCGAGGGTTCGACCGTGCCGCTGGCCGACACCATCGAGGCCTTCACCAAGGTGGCCGACGGTGACTATGACCACCTGCCGGAGCAGGCGTTCTTCATGTGTGGTGGCCTCGACGACGTCGAGCGCAACGCCGCGGAGCTGGAGAAGAACAGCTGACCGGCTGCTGATTCGGCCCGACGACCGGGCCCGGTGCACCTGCACCGGGCCCGTTCGTCGTCAGGGTGGGCGGCGAGGCGCCGCCGTACGCTGTCGTGCGCGGTCAGGGGCTGAGTCCCCTCAGGCCAGGCCCAGGTGGTGGGCCTCCTCCCACAGCTCGTCGCGGACGCGCGGGTGGGCGCAGCTCTCGATCAGACCCGCGGCCTGGTCCTGCTCGGAGTGGCCCCAGATCAGGGCGGTGCCGTGCTCGGTGACGACCGCGGACTGCTGGACCGAGGTCAC is a window encoding:
- the atpD gene encoding F0F1 ATP synthase subunit beta, translating into MTATTQAPQTEQTQGAAGRLSRIIGPVVDVEFPPGSMPALYNLLKTQVTLGGETKTINLEVAQDIGDNMVRAISLQPTDGLVRGQSVQDTGGPITVPVGDVTLGHVFNATGDVLDLPEGETLEISERWGIHRAAPAFDQLEPKTQMFETGIKVIDLLTPYVLGGKIGLFGGAGVGKTVLIQEMIARVARDHGGVSVFAGVGERTREGNDLIVEMEEAGVLGQTALVFGQMDEPPGTRLRVALSALTMAEYFRDVQKQDVLLFIDNIFRFTQAGSEVSTLLGRMPSAVGYQPNLADEMGTLQERITSTRGHSITSMQAIYVPADDYTDPAPATTFAHLDATTELSRPIASMGIYPAVDPLASTSRILDPRYIAREHYDTAVRVKSILQRYKELQDIIAILGIDELSEEDKILVGRARRIQRFLSQNTYVAKQFTGIEGSTVPLADTIEAFTKVADGDYDHLPEQAFFMCGGLDDVERNAAELEKNS
- a CDS encoding F0F1 ATP synthase subunit gamma, with protein sequence MGAQQREYRQRSRSVQSTKKITRAMELIAASRVVKARQRVAATSPYAGAITRAVSAVASHAEVEHPLTLQRENPTRAAALIISSDRGLAGAYSATVLKRAEQLREHLQERGIQTVPFLTGRKAETYFRFRGREFAESWSGFSDAPYFEVAREIGQRLVSEFITGAEEGGVDEVHLVYTRFINMVTQEVTVTRLLPLEVVADERPRSEDVHPLYEFEPDPQEVLDALLPRYITSRVWNALLQSAASELAARQRAMKSATDNAEELIKTYTRLANQARQAEITQEISEIVGGASALADAK